One window of Dysidea avara chromosome 11, odDysAvar1.4, whole genome shotgun sequence genomic DNA carries:
- the LOC136237824 gene encoding uncharacterized protein translates to MKLVVILFVVIVSSLGFQDLAPNPTAVIMVTTKEVLLIHEGTIIANKTLPSTVQVPELSALTHSATMAVINRVAYFGGLNGTTYKIAVHDSESKDRKVSMSISNVTFGIPCIVESFAYTRYTGATASCYKNDTNSLYVFSVQSPSERRTFRFTDEGYISMMVPVDDIFYYVHNIFLIKENLNVGHLTVETLENCEYPLLVPNPNQYIIIQCNSSTSQVYVPIEWNEVYGMFEGGWKDSNEVLHPCYGTGFAPLVYSTDGRSMMTFYDIRNNFRQTVTLQGNPVIDTLTCVLNDDQLILIYADESCDCWMKHVLNEDYEYTAPYPIPGANGILPPYILENKAVAQKVLVFQYLGSVKYILIPSAQQVLVDISASITYNDITSELVLYYGLFLLSANGKADKQEGGSSIFSKNLGLVLGGAAFMALLLGVAAPFVVATVYKLYKKLGRRASLYRVPVEDTESQVNMEEHRESPTRYTDDGDRELLHPND, encoded by the exons ATGAAACTGGTAGTGATTCTGTTTGTCGTCATCGTTAGTTCATTGG GTTTTCAAGATCTTGCACCCAACCCTACAGCTGTCATCATGGTGACAACAAAAGAAGTTTTGCTGATACACGAAGGCACTATCATTGCAAACAAAACACTACCAAGTACTGTGCAAGTGCCTGAATTATCTGCACTGACCCACTCTGCAACCATGGCAGTGATTAACAGAGTCGCTTACTTTGGGGGACTCAATGGAACTACTTATAAAATAGCTGTGCACGACTCAGAATCTAAAGATAGAAAGGTGTCAATGAGCATTTCAAATGTAACATTTGGAATACCTTGTATTGTTGAATCCTTTGCTTATACCAGATATACGGGAGCGACTGCAAGTTGTTACAAGAACGATACAAATTCTCTCTATGTCTTTTCAGTTCAATCACCATCTGAAAGAAGAACATTTAGGTTTACAGATGAAGGATACATCTCAATGATGGTTCCAGTTGATGATATTTTCtactatgtacataatattttcTTGATCAAGGAAAACCTGAACGTAGGTCACTTGACAGTTGAGACTCTAGAAAATTGTGAGTATCCACTTTTGGTGCCTAATCCAAACCAGTACATCATTATACAGTGCAACAGTTCTACATCACAGGTGTACGTGCCCATAGAATGGAATGAAGTGTATGGCATGTTTGAAGGAGGTTGGAAAGATAGCAATGAGGTACTACATCCATGCTATGGAACTGGTTTTGCTCCTCTGGTGTATTCAACGGATGGCAGATCAATGATGACATTTTATGACATACGTAACAACTTCAGACAAACTGTTACACTTCAAGGCAACCCAGTGATTGACACACTCACTTGCGTCTTGAATGACGATCAGCTGATCCTAATTTATGCTGATGAATCTTGTGATTGTTGGATGAAACATGTGTTGAATGAGGACTATGAATACACAGCACCATATCCTATACCTGGTGCCAATGGTATCTTGCCTCCTTATATACTGGAGAATAAAGCTGTTGCACAGAAAGTGCTAGTCTTCCAGTACCTTGGTAGTGTGAAATATATTCTGATTCCTTCAGCTCAACAAGTGCTTGTTGATATATCGGCAAGCATTACTTACAATGACATTACCAGTGAATTAGTTTTGTACTATGGCCTTTTCCTACTAAGTGCAAATGGGAAAGCCGATAAACAGGAGGGTGGCTCCTCAATATTCAGCAAAAACTTGGGGCTTGTTTTAGGTGGAGCAGCTTTTATGGCATTACTTTTGGGAGTTGCAGCTCCTTTTGTTGTTGCTACAGTGTACAAGTTGTATAAGAAATTGGGTAGAAG GGCGTCACTATATAGAGTGCCAGTTGAAGACACGGAATCACAAGTAAACATGGAAGAGCATAGGGAAAGTCCCACTAGATACACGGATGATGGAGACAGAGAGTTACTGCACCCCAATGATTAA
- the LOC136239161 gene encoding uncharacterized protein gives MEKEIKLILPCILMYLRLLSTVTTVMGEDPSNVKGAIVVTNEPRLILMYADEVLVNASLPAIQVPVETALHGFASMAVIDGTVYIGGLDGIVYEIKVNASVSIPEDKITASEVSLDKFCHVETFLIDENDPTAVCFSNDESTLEAIKVHPPSELGKYRFKNVDYISNCVNVDADKERDNVYYVHNNSLYKANINEMHTLVETFETCMNPLLLHNKGHYIILQCDGSTSEVYVPAEYGPKKTPGIQNGAWKYSNQVLYPCHGTGFDTLVYSRDEDTIIFYNIYGNDNYPVFLKGAPKYITCVLNDSNLILIVKDESCSCWMEYRLNGSFHYIASFPIPHSDGNLTPFVKNNQTLHQKVLVFQGWQGHVQSILIPSAHQVLHNIADNTSHSITNDIVLFHGLISVEAISIISKNQTTHSTGEKDQHKSYVGIPAAAVLTVLVVTGVIVMRVKCKRRNREQEQGFNCLHYLEDKWTFWCKGIRVGREVQDTNTVATQSVTSY, from the coding sequence ATCCATCTAATGTTAAGGGTGCAATTGTAGTGACAAATGAACCACGACTAATCCTGATGTATGCTGATGAAGTACTGGTAAATGCATCACTTCCTGCAATCCAGGTTCCTGTGGAGACAGCATTACATGGTTTTGCATCAATGGCTGTTATAGATGGAACTGTGTACATAGGAGGGTTAGATGGAATCGTATACGAAATAAAAGTGAATGCATCAGTATCCATACCAGAGGATAAGATCACTGCCAGTGAAGTATCTTTAGACAAATTTTGTCATGTAGAGACTTTCTTGATTGATGAAAATGACCCCACTGCAGTTTGTTTTTCCAATGATGAGAGTACTcttgaagccataaaagttcaCCCCCCTAGTGAATTGGGTAAATACAGATTTAAGAATGTTGATTACATCTCAAACTGTGTTAATGTTGATGCTGACAAAGAGAGGGACAATGTGTATTATGTTCACAATAATTCCTTATATAAAGCAAACATCAATGAAATGCACACACTAGTAGAAACTTTTGAAACTTGTATGAATCCACTGCTATTACATAATAAAGGACACTATATAATTCTACAGTGTGATGGATCCACATCAGAAGTTTATGTGCCAGCAGAATATGGTCCCAAAAAGACACCTGGAATTCAAAATGGTGCCTGGAAATACAGCAACCAGGTTTTATATCCTTGTCATGGAACAGGGTTTGATACCTTAGTGTATTCACGTGATGAGGACACAattatattttataatatttATGGCAATGATAATTACCCTGTGTTTCTGAAAGGAGCTCCAAAGTATATAACTTGTGTTTTAAATGACAGCAACTTAATTTTGATAGTTAAAGATGAAAGTTGTAGCTGCTGGATGGAGTACAGGCTTAATGGGAGTTTCCACTACATTGCATCATTTCCCATCCCACATTCTGATGGTAATTTAACTCCATTTGTTAAAAATAATCAAACTCTTCATCAAAAAGTATTAGTATTCCAAGGATGGCAAGGCCATGTACAGTCCATCCTGATACCATCTGCTCACCAGGTATTACACAACATAGCGGATAACACCAGTCATTCCATCACTAATGATATAGTGTTGTTTCATGGACTCATATCAGTGGAAGCAATCAGCATTATCAGCAAAAACCAGACTACTCATTCAACTGGTGAGAAAGACCAACACAAATCATATGTCGGAATACCAGCTGCAGCAGTACTGACAGTGTTAGTGGTGACAGGAGTTATTGTGATGAGGGTAAAGTGTAAGAGAAGAAACAGAGAGCAAGAACAAGGATTCAACTGTTTACATTATTTAGAAGACAAATGGACATTTTGGTGTAAGGGCATACGAGTTGGTCGTGAAGTGCAAGATACAAATACAGTTGCTACACAATCTGTAACCAGCTATTAA